In a genomic window of Glycine max cultivar Williams 82 chromosome 13, Glycine_max_v4.0, whole genome shotgun sequence:
- the LOC100812590 gene encoding O-fucosyltransferase 10, translating into MKSKTGGNGLTLTLTNETVGVGGGGCGSSSSPSPPPSPHRHSGGPRCRRRVRPAKDLAESRRLVAGIMARRSLRYFFLLPLVYISGLLMCVGPFSGLIGHTPLPGSRYRSHEIFHNLWHDIEADNSSASELASVWKYKRKLREQKPCPNLTALHREHFVSPGLNGFLIVEANGGLNQQRSAICNAVAVAGLLNAILVIPQFEFHNVWKDPSEFGDIYDEDHFISALDGYVKVVKELPEALMERHNYNMTNITNIRVQAWAPVSYYLGVVSPILQKEGVIRIAPFANRLAMSVPPHIQFLRCLTNYKALRFSSSISALGKKLVYQMIEKSSRTDGKYIAVHLRFEEDMVAFSCCVYDGGKAEKLEMDSVREKGWRGKFKRKDRIILPDLNRVDGKCPLTPLEVGMMLRGMGFDNNTSIYLASGKIYHAERYLAPLIKMFPNLYTKESLATSDELAPFMGYSSQLAALDYTVCLSSEVFVTTQGGNFPHFLMGHRRFLYDGHAKTIIPDKRKLVVLLDDVSISWRAFKDQMEDMLGESDRKGIMVPRVRKINRKTSVYTYPLPECRCLQQSLANQIDHNLVILDNYNGTKA; encoded by the exons ATGAAATCCAAAACTGGCGGAAACggtctcactctcactctcacaaACGAGACCGTCGGCGTGGGCGGCGGCGGGTGCGGGAGCAGCAGCTCTCCGAGTCCGCCGCCGTCGCCGCATCGGCACTCGGGAGGTCCGCGGTGCCGGAGGCGGGTGCGGCCAGCGAAGGACTTGGCCGAGAGCCGGCGGCTGGTGGCCGGAATCATGGCGCGGCGGAGCCTCCGATACTTCTTCCTGCTGCCGCTGGTGTACATCTCGGGGCTGCTGATGTGCGTGGGGCCCTTCTCCGGCCTCATTGGCCACACTCCTCTTCCCGGCTCCCGCTACCGCAGCCACGAGATCTTCCACAACCTCTGGCACGATATCGAGGCCGATAATTCCTCTGCTAGCGAG TTGGCTTCTGTGTGGAAGTATAAAAGGAAGTTGAGGGAGCAGAAGCCATGTCCGAATTTGACGGCATTGCATCGCGAACATTTTG TGTCACCTGGACTGAATGGGTTTTTGATTGTGGAGGCCAATGGGGGTCTTAACCAGCAACGCTCTGCG ATTTGCAATGCTGTGGCTGTGGCTGGACTCCTGAATGCAATACTAGTTATACCTCAGTTTGAGTTTCACAATGTGTGGAAAGATCCAAG TGAATTTGGGGATATATATGATGAAGATCATTTTATATCTGCACTTGATGGTTATGTGAAGGTGGTCAAAGAACTTCCTGAGGCACTAATGGAGCGGCATAATTACAATATGACTAATATCACTAACATCAGAGTTCAAGCTTGGGCTCCTGTCAGTTATTACCTTGGAGTTGTTTCTCCTATCTTGCAAAAGGAAGG GGTAATTCGAATAGCTCCATTTGCCAATCGTCTGGCAATGAGTGTCCCTCCACATATTCAATTTCTAAGATGTCTTACTAATTATAAAGCAttgaggttttcttcttcaatatCTGCACTAGGCAAGAAATTAGTTTACCAAATGATTGAGAAGAGCTCAAGGACAGATGGAAAATACATTGCTGTGCATCTTCGTTTTGAGGAG GATATGGTAGCATTCTCTTGTTGTGTATATGATGGAGGAAAGGCagaaaagttggaaatggaTTCAGTTCGAGAAAAAGGGTGGAGgggaaaatttaaaagaaaagaccGTATCATTTTGCCTGACCTCAATCGGGTTGATGGAAAATGCCCACTAACCCCTCTAGAG GTTGGTATGATGCTGCGTGGCATGGGATTTGATAACAATACTTCAATATACTTAGCTTCTGGGAAAATATATCATGCAGAGAGATATTTGGCTCctttgataaagatgttcccCAATCTTTATACAAAGGAGTCTCTTGCAACATCAGATGAGCTTGCTCCTTTCATG GGCTATTCCTCCCAATTGGCTGCACTGGACTATACAGTATGCTTGTCTAGTGAGGTTTTTGTAACAACTCAGGGTGGTAACTTCCCCCATTTTTTGATGGGCCATAGGAGATTCCTCTATGATGGCCATGCCAAGACAATTATCCCAGATAAGCGCAAGCTTGTTGTTCTTTTGGATGACGTGAGTATTAG TTGGAGAGCTTTCAAGGATCAGATGGAAGACATGCTCGGTGAAAGTGACCGCAAAGGAATCATGGTACCTAGAgttagaaaaataaacagaaaaacttCTGTCTACACATACCCCTTACCAGAATGCAGGTGCCTACAACAGTCTCTTGCCAATCAAATTGACCACAATCTTGTCATTCTGGATAATTACAACGGAACAAAAGCTTAA